A window of the Cicer arietinum cultivar CDC Frontier isolate Library 1 chromosome 6, Cicar.CDCFrontier_v2.0, whole genome shotgun sequence genome harbors these coding sequences:
- the LOC101495121 gene encoding aconitate hydratase, cytoplasmic isoform X1: MYITTSSLLLRTTTKPKLFSRTFFASPLSLTSYSSRNTSRSFFSSIPRFNRRFHYTSYRSLRPHISAVTPGIERFHRTIATMSNENPFKGNLTSLPKPGGGEFGKFYSLPSLNDPRIEKLPYSIRILLESAIRNCDNFQVTKEDVEKIIDWENTSTKQVEIPFKPARVLLQDFTGVPAVVDLACMRDAMNKLGSDSNKINPLVPVDLVVDHSVQVDVARSENAVQANMELEFQRNKERFAFLKWGSTAFRNMLVVPPGSGIVHQVNLEYLGRVVFNNEGLLYPDSVVGTDSHTTMIDGLGVAGWGVGGIEAEAAMLGQPMSMVLPGVVGFKLSGKLRNGVTATDLVLTVTQILRKHGVVGKFVEFYGDGMSKLSLADRATIANMSPEYGATMGFFPVDHVTLQYLKLTGRSDETVAMIESYLRANKLFVDYNEPQQDRVYSSYLELNLSEVEPCISGPKRPHDRVPLKEMKADWHACLDNKVGFKGFAIPKEAQEKVAKFDFHGQPAELKHGSVVIAAITSCTNTSNPSVMLGAGLVAKKAHELGLRIKPWVKTSLAPGSGVVTKYLLQSGLQKYLNEQGFHIVGFGCTTCIGNSGDLDESVASAISENDIVAAAVLSGNRNFEGRVHPLTRANYLASPPLVVAYALAGTVDIDFEKEPIGTGKDGKNVFLRDIWPSTEEIAETVQSSVLPEMFRSTYEAITKGNPMWNQLQVPANTLYSWDSNSTYIHEPPYFKNMTMDPPGPHGVKDAYCLLNFGDSITTDHISPAGSINKDSPAAKYLLERGVERKDFNSYGSRRGNDEVMARGTFANIRLVNKLLNGEVGPKTVHIPTGDKLYVFDAAMRYMTSGQDTIVLAGAEYGSGSSRDWAAKGPMLLGVKAVIAKSFERIHRSNLVGMGIIPLCYKSGEDADTLGLTGHERYTIDLPSKISEIRPGQDVKVTTDNGKSFTCIVRFDTEVELAYFNHGGILPYVIRNLIKQ; the protein is encoded by the exons ATGTACATAACAACCTCTTCTCTTCTCCTCAGAACAACAACCAAACCCAAACTTTTTTCTAGAACCTTCTTCGCTTCTCCTCTTTCTCTAACTTCTTACTCATCCCGCAACACTTCTAGATCCTTCTTTTCCTCCATTCCTCGCTTCAACCGCCGCTTCCATTACACCTCATATCGGTCTCTCCGTCCTCACATCTCAGCCGTCACTCCCGGTATCGAACGCTTCCACCGCACGATCGCTACCATGT CTAATGAAAATCCTTTCAAAGGAAACTTGACAAGTCTTCCTAAGCCTGGTGGAGGCGAGTTTGGAAAATTCTACAGTCTCCCTTCTCTCAACGATCCAAGGATTG AAAAGTTACCATACTCCATTAGAATTCTGCTTGAATCTGCCATTCGCAATTGCGACAATTTCCAAGTCACTAAGGAAGATGTTGAAAAGATTATTGACTGGGAAAACACTTCTACTAAGCAAGTTGAGATTCCTTTCAAGCCTGCTCGTGTTCTCTTGCAG GATTTTACTGGAGTGCCAGCTGTTGTCGACTTGGCTTGCATGCGAGATGCTATGAATAAGCTTGGCAGTgattcaaataaaatcaatcCTCTG GTTCCTGTTGATCTCGTCGTTGATCATTCAGTTCAAGTTGATGTGGCAAGGTCAGAAAATGCAGTGCAGGCTAATATGGAACTTGAATTCCAGAGAAACAAGGAGAGATTTGCTTTTCTTAAATGGGGATCAACTGCATTCCGTAACATGCTTGTTGTTCCTCCTGGTTCTGGTATAGTACATCAG GTCAATCTTGAATATCTTGGAAGGGTAGTTTTCAACAATGAGGGCTTACTTTATCCTGACAGTGTGGTTGGGACTGATTCGCATACAACCATGATAGATGGGCTTGGTGTTGCTGGATGGGGTGTTGGCGGTATTGAAGCTGAGGCAGCAATGCTTGGTCAG CCTATGAGCATGGTTTTGCCTGGTGTTGTTGGGTTCAAGCTATCAGGAAAACTGCGCAATGGTGTTACAGCAACTGATTTGGTTCTAACTGTGACACAAATTCTTAGAAAGCACGGTGTTGTAGGGAAATTTGTTGAGTTTTATG GTGATGGTATGAGTAAGTTATCTTTAGCTGACAGAGCTACTATTGCTAATATGTCTCCTGAATATGGTGCCACCATGGGCTTCTTCCCTGTGGATCATGTTACATTACAATATCTCAAACTAACCGGAAGAAGCGATGAGACT GTGGCAATGATAGAGTCTTATCTCAGAGCAAACAAACTGTTTGTTGATTATAATGAG CCGCAACAAGATAGAGTATATTCATCATATCTTGAATTAAACCTGTCCGAGGTTGAGCCATGTATCTCAGGACCAAAGAG ACCCCATGACCGGGTGCCTTTGAAAGAAATGAAGGCTGACTGGCACGCTTGTCTTGATAACAAAGTTGGATTTAAG GGATTTGCTATACCAAAAGAGGCACAGGAAAAAGTTGcaaaatttgattttcatgGGCAGCCAGCAGAGCTCAAGCATGGCAGTGTAGTGATTGCTGCAATCACAAGTTGTACAAATACATCAAACCCAAGTGTTATGCTTGGGGCTGGTCTTGTTGCGAAAAAGGCTCATGAGCTTGGTTTGCGG ATCAAGCCTTGGGTTAAAACAAGTCTTGCTCCAGGCTCTGGAGTTGTTACTAAATATCTACTCCAGAG TGGACTGCAAAAATATCTTAATGAACAAGGCTTTCATATTGTTGGATTTGGCTGTACAACATGTATTGGCAATTCAGGGGATCTGGATGAATCTGTTGCTTCTGCCATCTCAGAAAATG ACATTGTAGCAGCTGCCGTGTTGTCTGGGAATCGTAATTTTGAGGGCCGGGTTCATCCCTTGACAAGAGCTAATTATCTTGCCTCACCTCCTCTGGTTGTTGCTTATGCTCTTGCTGGCACG GTTGACATTGACTTTGAGAAGGAGCCAATTGGGACGGGGAAGGATGGCAAGAATGTCTTCCTGAGGGATATCTGGCCATCTACCGAAGAAATTGCAGAG ACTGTTCAATCTAGCGTGTTGCCTGAGATGTTCCGAAGTACATATGAGGCTATTACAAAAGGCAACCCTATGTGGAATCAACTTCAAGTTCCAGCAAACACTCTCTACTCTTGGGACTCCAACTCAACATATATTCACGAACCTCCATACTTCAAGAACATGACCATGGATCCTCCTGGACCTCATGGCGTGAAAGATGCCTATTGTTTGCTAAACTTTGGTGACAGTATAACCACTGATCATATTTCTCCTGCTGGAAGCATTAACAAGGACAGTCCTGCTGCTAAATACCTCCTAGAGCGTGGGGTTGAACGCAAGGACTTCAATTCTTATGGAAGTCGTCGTGGTAATGATGAGGTGATGGCGAGGGGAACTTTTGCCAACATTCGCCTTGTTAACAAACTCTTAAACGGGGAAGTTGGCCCTAAGACAGTTCACATTCCAACTGGGGATAAGCTTTATGTGTTTGATGCAGCAATG AGATACATGACTTCTGGGCAAGACACCATTGTTCTGGCTGGAGCTGAATATGGCAGTGGAAGTTCTAGAGATTGGGCTGCCAAGGGTCCAATGTTATTG GGGGTGAAAGCTGTGATAGCTAAAAGTTTCGAGAGGATTCATCGCAGTAACTTGGTAGGAATGGGTATTATCCCTCTATGCTACAAATCGGGGGAGGATGCTGACACATTAGGATTGACTGGTCATGAACGTTATACAATTGATCTTCCAAGTAAAATCAGTGAGATCAGGCCTGGCCAAGATGTCAAAGTCACAACTGATAATGGAAAATCTTTCACCTGCATAGTACGCTTTGACACTGAG GTGGAACTTGCTTACTTCAACCATGGAGGCATTCTTCCATATGTCATACGTAACCTCATTAAGCAGTGA
- the LOC101495121 gene encoding aconitate hydratase, cytoplasmic isoform X2, translated as MYITTSSLLLRTTTKPKLFSRTFFASPLSLTSYSSRNTSRSFFSSIPRFNRRFHYTSYRSLRPHISAVTPGIERFHRTIATMSNENPFKGNLTSLPKPGGGEFGKFYSLPSLNDPRIEKLPYSIRILLESAIRNCDNFQVTKEDVEKIIDWENTSTKQVEIPFKPARVLLQDFTGVPAVVDLACMRDAMNKLGSDSNKINPLVPVDLVVDHSVQVDVARSENAVQANMELEFQRNKERFAFLKWGSTAFRNMLVVPPGSGIVHQVNLEYLGRVVFNNEGLLYPDSVVGTDSHTTMIDGLGVAGWGVGGIEAEAAMLGQPMSMVLPGVVGFKLSGKLRNGVTATDLVLTVTQILRKHGVVGKFVEFYGDGMSKLSLADRATIANMSPEYGATMGFFPVDHVTLQYLKLTGRSDETVAMIESYLRANKLFVDYNEPQQDRVYSSYLELNLSEVEPCISGPKRPHDRVPLKEMKADWHACLDNKVGFKGFAIPKEAQEKVAKFDFHGQPAELKHGSVVIAAITSCTNTSNPSVMLGAGLVAKKAHELGLRIKPWVKTSLAPGSGVVTKYLLQSGLQKYLNEQGFHIVGFGCTTCIGNSGDLDESVASAISENDIVAAAVLSGNRNFEGRVHPLTRANYLASPPLVVAYALAGTVDIDFEKEPIGTGKDGKNVFLRDIWPSTEEIAETVQSSVLPEMFRSTYEAITKGNPMWNQLQVPANTLYSWDSNSTYIHEPPYFKNMTMDPPGPHGVKDAYCLLNFGDSITTDHISPAGSINKDSPAAKYLLERGVERKDFNSYGSRRGNDEVMARGTFANIRLVNKLLNGEVGPKTVHIPTGDKLYVFDAAMRYMTSGQDTIVLAGAEYGSGSSRDWAAKGPMLLGVKAVIAKSFERIHRSNLVGMGIIPLCYKSGEDADTLGLTGHERYTIDLPSKISEIRPGQDVKVTTDNGKSFTCIVRFDTEVELA; from the exons ATGTACATAACAACCTCTTCTCTTCTCCTCAGAACAACAACCAAACCCAAACTTTTTTCTAGAACCTTCTTCGCTTCTCCTCTTTCTCTAACTTCTTACTCATCCCGCAACACTTCTAGATCCTTCTTTTCCTCCATTCCTCGCTTCAACCGCCGCTTCCATTACACCTCATATCGGTCTCTCCGTCCTCACATCTCAGCCGTCACTCCCGGTATCGAACGCTTCCACCGCACGATCGCTACCATGT CTAATGAAAATCCTTTCAAAGGAAACTTGACAAGTCTTCCTAAGCCTGGTGGAGGCGAGTTTGGAAAATTCTACAGTCTCCCTTCTCTCAACGATCCAAGGATTG AAAAGTTACCATACTCCATTAGAATTCTGCTTGAATCTGCCATTCGCAATTGCGACAATTTCCAAGTCACTAAGGAAGATGTTGAAAAGATTATTGACTGGGAAAACACTTCTACTAAGCAAGTTGAGATTCCTTTCAAGCCTGCTCGTGTTCTCTTGCAG GATTTTACTGGAGTGCCAGCTGTTGTCGACTTGGCTTGCATGCGAGATGCTATGAATAAGCTTGGCAGTgattcaaataaaatcaatcCTCTG GTTCCTGTTGATCTCGTCGTTGATCATTCAGTTCAAGTTGATGTGGCAAGGTCAGAAAATGCAGTGCAGGCTAATATGGAACTTGAATTCCAGAGAAACAAGGAGAGATTTGCTTTTCTTAAATGGGGATCAACTGCATTCCGTAACATGCTTGTTGTTCCTCCTGGTTCTGGTATAGTACATCAG GTCAATCTTGAATATCTTGGAAGGGTAGTTTTCAACAATGAGGGCTTACTTTATCCTGACAGTGTGGTTGGGACTGATTCGCATACAACCATGATAGATGGGCTTGGTGTTGCTGGATGGGGTGTTGGCGGTATTGAAGCTGAGGCAGCAATGCTTGGTCAG CCTATGAGCATGGTTTTGCCTGGTGTTGTTGGGTTCAAGCTATCAGGAAAACTGCGCAATGGTGTTACAGCAACTGATTTGGTTCTAACTGTGACACAAATTCTTAGAAAGCACGGTGTTGTAGGGAAATTTGTTGAGTTTTATG GTGATGGTATGAGTAAGTTATCTTTAGCTGACAGAGCTACTATTGCTAATATGTCTCCTGAATATGGTGCCACCATGGGCTTCTTCCCTGTGGATCATGTTACATTACAATATCTCAAACTAACCGGAAGAAGCGATGAGACT GTGGCAATGATAGAGTCTTATCTCAGAGCAAACAAACTGTTTGTTGATTATAATGAG CCGCAACAAGATAGAGTATATTCATCATATCTTGAATTAAACCTGTCCGAGGTTGAGCCATGTATCTCAGGACCAAAGAG ACCCCATGACCGGGTGCCTTTGAAAGAAATGAAGGCTGACTGGCACGCTTGTCTTGATAACAAAGTTGGATTTAAG GGATTTGCTATACCAAAAGAGGCACAGGAAAAAGTTGcaaaatttgattttcatgGGCAGCCAGCAGAGCTCAAGCATGGCAGTGTAGTGATTGCTGCAATCACAAGTTGTACAAATACATCAAACCCAAGTGTTATGCTTGGGGCTGGTCTTGTTGCGAAAAAGGCTCATGAGCTTGGTTTGCGG ATCAAGCCTTGGGTTAAAACAAGTCTTGCTCCAGGCTCTGGAGTTGTTACTAAATATCTACTCCAGAG TGGACTGCAAAAATATCTTAATGAACAAGGCTTTCATATTGTTGGATTTGGCTGTACAACATGTATTGGCAATTCAGGGGATCTGGATGAATCTGTTGCTTCTGCCATCTCAGAAAATG ACATTGTAGCAGCTGCCGTGTTGTCTGGGAATCGTAATTTTGAGGGCCGGGTTCATCCCTTGACAAGAGCTAATTATCTTGCCTCACCTCCTCTGGTTGTTGCTTATGCTCTTGCTGGCACG GTTGACATTGACTTTGAGAAGGAGCCAATTGGGACGGGGAAGGATGGCAAGAATGTCTTCCTGAGGGATATCTGGCCATCTACCGAAGAAATTGCAGAG ACTGTTCAATCTAGCGTGTTGCCTGAGATGTTCCGAAGTACATATGAGGCTATTACAAAAGGCAACCCTATGTGGAATCAACTTCAAGTTCCAGCAAACACTCTCTACTCTTGGGACTCCAACTCAACATATATTCACGAACCTCCATACTTCAAGAACATGACCATGGATCCTCCTGGACCTCATGGCGTGAAAGATGCCTATTGTTTGCTAAACTTTGGTGACAGTATAACCACTGATCATATTTCTCCTGCTGGAAGCATTAACAAGGACAGTCCTGCTGCTAAATACCTCCTAGAGCGTGGGGTTGAACGCAAGGACTTCAATTCTTATGGAAGTCGTCGTGGTAATGATGAGGTGATGGCGAGGGGAACTTTTGCCAACATTCGCCTTGTTAACAAACTCTTAAACGGGGAAGTTGGCCCTAAGACAGTTCACATTCCAACTGGGGATAAGCTTTATGTGTTTGATGCAGCAATG AGATACATGACTTCTGGGCAAGACACCATTGTTCTGGCTGGAGCTGAATATGGCAGTGGAAGTTCTAGAGATTGGGCTGCCAAGGGTCCAATGTTATTG GGGGTGAAAGCTGTGATAGCTAAAAGTTTCGAGAGGATTCATCGCAGTAACTTGGTAGGAATGGGTATTATCCCTCTATGCTACAAATCGGGGGAGGATGCTGACACATTAGGATTGACTGGTCATGAACGTTATACAATTGATCTTCCAAGTAAAATCAGTGAGATCAGGCCTGGCCAAGATGTCAAAGTCACAACTGATAATGGAAAATCTTTCACCTGCATAGTACGCTTTGACACTGAG GTGGAACTTGCTTAG
- the LOC101495449 gene encoding uncharacterized protein isoform X1, producing the protein MSWLLRSTKTKLLSSSSSLSRTFSSIPRSTNQIEPLSPVAAQLFHPTTSTLPTADENPTKVHANGLPNNPANKLGALRYQAFGLDTNVLAGARYATIARAAKSPMLSGLNALMARNSERSVGADPLGLAVQRRFMSDIPSKTSETKPSGFRPLSPHLPVYQPQLSSTLSIINRISGAFLSAVVLLFYMIYMKTGLVSLTYDSFYQFVFYSSKLNLLALEISALAMSYHLYSAIRHLFI; encoded by the exons atgTCTTGGCTCCTCAGATCCACCAAGACCAAGCTTTTATCTTCCTCTTCTTCACTTTCTAGAACCTTCTCCTCCATCCCCCGCTCCACCAATCAGATCGAACCTCTCTCTCCCGTCGCCGCCCAACTCTTCCACCCTACCACCTCTACTCTTCCCACTG CTGATGAAAACCCTACCAAGGTACACGCTAATGGTCTCCCCAACAATCCAGCGAATAAGCTTGGGGCTTTG aGATACCAGGCTTTTGGACTGGACACTAATGTGCTGGCTGGAGCTAGATATGCTACTATAGCTCGTGCTGCCAAGAGTCCAATGTTATCA GGACTCAATGCTTTGATGGCAAGGAATTCTGAGAGAAGTGTGGGTGCTGACCCATTGGGATTGGCTGTTCAGAGACGTTTTATGAGTGACATCCCAAGTAAAACCAGTGAGACAAAGCCATCTGGTTTTCGCCCATTATCTCCTCATCTTCCTGTTTATCAGCCCCAGCTTTCTTCAACGCTTTCAATTATCAATAGAATTTCTGGAGCTTTCCTATCTGCTGTCGTCTTGCTTTTTTACATGATATACATGAAAACGGGTTTGGTTAGTCTCACCTATGATTCATTCTACCAGTTCGTATTCTATTCATCAAAACTCAACCTACTTGCTCTTGAGATTTCTGCCTTAGCCATGTCCTATCATCTGTATAGTGCAATTCGTCATTTATTCATATGA
- the LOC101495449 gene encoding uncharacterized protein isoform X2, translating into MSWLLRSTKTKLLSSSSSLSRTFSSIPRSTNQIEPLSPVAAQLFHPTTSTLPTADENPTKRYQAFGLDTNVLAGARYATIARAAKSPMLSGLNALMARNSERSVGADPLGLAVQRRFMSDIPSKTSETKPSGFRPLSPHLPVYQPQLSSTLSIINRISGAFLSAVVLLFYMIYMKTGLVSLTYDSFYQFVFYSSKLNLLALEISALAMSYHLYSAIRHLFI; encoded by the exons atgTCTTGGCTCCTCAGATCCACCAAGACCAAGCTTTTATCTTCCTCTTCTTCACTTTCTAGAACCTTCTCCTCCATCCCCCGCTCCACCAATCAGATCGAACCTCTCTCTCCCGTCGCCGCCCAACTCTTCCACCCTACCACCTCTACTCTTCCCACTG CTGATGAAAACCCTACCAAG aGATACCAGGCTTTTGGACTGGACACTAATGTGCTGGCTGGAGCTAGATATGCTACTATAGCTCGTGCTGCCAAGAGTCCAATGTTATCA GGACTCAATGCTTTGATGGCAAGGAATTCTGAGAGAAGTGTGGGTGCTGACCCATTGGGATTGGCTGTTCAGAGACGTTTTATGAGTGACATCCCAAGTAAAACCAGTGAGACAAAGCCATCTGGTTTTCGCCCATTATCTCCTCATCTTCCTGTTTATCAGCCCCAGCTTTCTTCAACGCTTTCAATTATCAATAGAATTTCTGGAGCTTTCCTATCTGCTGTCGTCTTGCTTTTTTACATGATATACATGAAAACGGGTTTGGTTAGTCTCACCTATGATTCATTCTACCAGTTCGTATTCTATTCATCAAAACTCAACCTACTTGCTCTTGAGATTTCTGCCTTAGCCATGTCCTATCATCTGTATAGTGCAATTCGTCATTTATTCATATGA